In the Telopea speciosissima isolate NSW1024214 ecotype Mountain lineage chromosome 2, Tspe_v1, whole genome shotgun sequence genome, one interval contains:
- the LOC122649565 gene encoding NHP2-like protein 1 — MTGEAVNPKAYPLADAQLTITILDLIQQAANYKQLKKGANEATKTLNRGISEFIVMAADTEPLEILLHLPLLAEDKNVPYVFVPSKQALGRACGVTRPVISCSVTSNEGSQLKSQIEQLKGAIEKLLI, encoded by the exons ATG ACTGGAGAAGCAGTAAATCCGAAGGCATACCCACTGGCCGATGCTCAGCTAACCATAACCATACTGGATCTCATTCAGCAAGCCGCCAACTATAAGCAGCTCAAAAAGGGTGCTAATGAAG CAACTAAGACTCTAAATAGGGGTATTTCGGAGTTTATTGTCATGGCAGCTGACACGGAACCTCTAGAGATCCTTCTCCATCTTCCCCTGCTTGCTGAGGACAAG AATGTTCCATATGTGTTTGTCCCTTCTAAGCAAGCCCTTGGTCGAGCATGTGGAGTCACAAGGCCTGTCATTTCTTGTTCTGTGACGAGCAACGAGGGAAGCCAGTTAAAATCCCAAATAGAGCAACTGAAG GGTGCTATTGAGAAACTCCTGATCTGA